In the Heterodontus francisci isolate sHetFra1 chromosome 6, sHetFra1.hap1, whole genome shotgun sequence genome, one interval contains:
- the gpr12 gene encoding G-protein coupled receptor 12 gives MNGDFQNTSHGHGRWVAQSGENTSAAVASVVPFSESVNPWDIVLCTSGTVISCENAVVVVTIFHSPSLRAPMFVLIGSLALADLLAGVGLIANFAFAYLLQSEAARLLTVGLVVGSFSASICSLMAITIDRYLSLYYALTYNSERTVTFTYIMLIVLWGVATCLGFLPVLGWNCLKDESTCSVIKPLTKNNVAVLSVSFLLMFAMMLQLYIQICKIVMRHAHQIALQHHFLATSHYVTTRKGVSTLAIILGTFAACWMPFTVYCLIADYTYPSIYTYATLLPATYNSIINPVIYAFRNQEIQKALWLICCGCIPANILLRARSPSDV, from the coding sequence ATGAACGGAGACTTCCAAAATACATCTCATGGACATGGTCGCTGGGTGGCTCAGTCAGGTGAGAACACCTCTGCAGCGGTTGCCTCTGTGGTCCCGTTCTCGGAGAGCGTCAATCCTTGGGATATTGTCCTCTGCACTTCAGGCACTGTCATCTCCTGCGAAAACGCCGTGGTGGTGGTGACCATCTTCCACAGCCCCAGCCTCCGAGCCCCCATGTTCGTGCTGATCGGGAGCCTGGCCCTGGCTGACCTCCTGGCGGGCGTCGGGCTCATCGCCAACTTCGCCTTCGCCTACTTGCTGCAGTCCGAGGCGGCAAGGCTGCTCACTGTGGGGCTGGTGGTCGGCTCCTTCTCCGCCTCCATCTGTAGCCTGATGGCCATCACCATTGACCGCTACCTCTCCCTCTATTATGCCTTGACTTACAATTCCGAAAGGACGGTCACTTTCACCTACATCATGCTGATCGTGCTGTGGGGAGTCGCCACCTGCTTGGGATTTTTACCCGTCCTGGGCTGGAATTGCCTGAAGGATGAGTCCACGTGTAGCGTCATCAAACCCCTCACCAAAAACAACGTGGCCGTGCTCTCGGTGTCCTTCCTGCTGATGTTTGCAATGATGCTCCAGCTCTACATCCAGATCTGTAAGATTGTGATGAGACACGCCCATCAGATCGCCTTGCAGCACCATTTCCTGGCCACGTCCCACTATGTGACCACCAGGAAAGGGGTCTCCACTTTAGCCATCATACTGGGCACCTTCGCTGCCTGCTGGATGCCCTTCACCGTTTACTGCTTGATAGCGGACTACACCTACCCATCCATCTACACCTACGCCACCCTGCTGCCAGCCACCTACAACTCCATCATTAACCCTGTCATCTACGCCTTCCGAAACCAGGAGATCCAGAAGGCGCTCTGGCTCATCTGCTGCGGGTGTATCCCTGCCAACATCTTACTCCGAGCCCGGTCCCCTAGCGACGTATAA